One Microbacterium keratanolyticum DNA window includes the following coding sequences:
- the hpf gene encoding ribosome hibernation-promoting factor, HPF/YfiA family, whose translation METNIVGVGVGISDRFRTVVDEKSTRIATLAPRAQRLDVKVTHRSYRNGHVDDETVELTLVGKGPVIRAEARDGDKFVALDLAIDKLSEQLRRTKEKRVDSRNHPRGAQFEKSTGELAGLDVQPASADVLRAVATGEIAVVEETEEEYTPVVIRTKNFDAEWMSVEEAVDRMELVGHDFFLFVDARTDHPSVVYRRKGWDYGVISLTTQAPPVEVMAS comes from the coding sequence ATGGAAACGAACATCGTGGGTGTCGGAGTGGGTATCAGCGACCGCTTCCGCACAGTTGTCGATGAGAAGAGCACGCGTATCGCGACGCTCGCTCCGCGTGCACAACGTCTCGACGTGAAGGTCACGCACCGTTCCTATCGCAATGGCCACGTCGATGATGAGACGGTCGAACTGACCCTCGTCGGCAAGGGCCCCGTGATCCGCGCAGAAGCGCGTGATGGCGACAAGTTCGTCGCACTCGACCTGGCGATCGACAAGCTGTCCGAACAGCTGCGACGCACGAAGGAGAAGCGCGTCGACAGCCGCAACCATCCGCGCGGCGCCCAGTTCGAGAAGAGCACGGGTGAGCTCGCAGGGCTCGACGTGCAGCCGGCATCCGCGGATGTGCTTCGTGCGGTCGCCACGGGCGAGATCGCCGTCGTGGAAGAGACTGAAGAGGAATACACGCCGGTCGTCATCCGCACCAAGAACTTCGATGCCGAGTGGATGTCGGTCGAGGAGGCCGTCGATCGGATGGAGCTCGTCGGACACGACTTCTTCCTCTTCGTCGATGCGCGCACCGACCACCCGAGTGTCGTGTATCGACGCAAGGGCTGGGACTACGGTGTCATCTCGCTCACGACCCAGGCTCCGCCGGTCGAGGTGATGGCCTCGTAG
- a CDS encoding PadR family transcriptional regulator: MSVRQSLLAILDQGPCYGYQLRSEFDRRTGSIWPLNVGQIYNTLERLERDGLVARGEADAQGHVYWRITDAGSDEVARWILSPVQRTQAARDELAIKVTVAATLPGVDVEALLRDQHVASSAHAASLRDRMSPAFGAESAEDLAESLVRDALLFHAEAELRWLEHVAERLQHQPRHAFALDIATNRPKRGRPAVSSRP, encoded by the coding sequence ATGTCCGTCCGCCAGAGCCTGCTCGCGATCCTCGACCAGGGGCCGTGCTACGGATACCAGTTGCGCAGCGAGTTCGATCGCCGCACGGGATCGATCTGGCCCCTCAATGTCGGGCAGATCTACAACACGCTGGAGCGGCTCGAACGCGATGGTCTCGTGGCCCGTGGCGAGGCGGACGCGCAGGGGCACGTCTATTGGCGGATCACGGATGCCGGCTCTGACGAGGTGGCGCGGTGGATCCTCTCTCCCGTGCAGCGGACTCAGGCCGCACGCGATGAGCTGGCCATCAAGGTGACCGTCGCCGCCACACTTCCCGGAGTGGATGTGGAGGCGCTCCTGCGCGACCAGCACGTCGCATCCTCCGCGCACGCGGCGTCCCTCCGTGACCGCATGAGCCCCGCATTCGGCGCCGAGAGCGCGGAGGACCTCGCCGAGTCGCTTGTGCGCGATGCACTGCTCTTCCATGCCGAGGCCGAGCTGCGGTGGCTCGAGCACGTGGCAGAGCGGCTGCAGCATCAGCCGCGTCATGCCTTCGCCCTGGACATCGCCACGAATCGTCCGAAACGCGGTCGCCCCGCTGTCAGCTCCAGACCGTAG
- a CDS encoding ComF family protein: protein MPPFQKLLCLGREILAFLLSAECAGCGQPETALCAPCLGALRPDIVRGATPGGVPLFAGRPYTGPVAHVLRMVKEHGQTSQVGTLAPALRAACAEAVHDASARGIRARAVVPIPTSRAAFRRRGYRVPELLAARVPLPMLRVLTTARRTADQRKLGRAARLRNVAGSLRARRDGGGLAVLILDDVTTTGATVDDAARALRERGFRIAGAVVAAATPRHHDTRKER, encoded by the coding sequence ATGCCGCCGTTTCAGAAGCTCCTCTGCCTGGGCCGCGAGATCCTCGCCTTCCTGCTGAGCGCGGAGTGTGCGGGGTGTGGTCAGCCCGAGACGGCCCTGTGCGCGCCCTGCCTCGGTGCGTTGCGACCCGACATCGTGCGAGGCGCGACGCCGGGCGGCGTTCCCCTTTTCGCCGGACGGCCGTACACGGGGCCTGTGGCGCACGTCCTGCGCATGGTGAAGGAGCACGGGCAGACCTCCCAGGTGGGTACGCTGGCGCCAGCCTTGCGTGCCGCCTGTGCGGAAGCCGTTCACGATGCCTCTGCTCGCGGCATCCGCGCGCGTGCGGTCGTGCCGATCCCGACATCCCGCGCGGCGTTTCGTCGACGCGGATATCGCGTGCCCGAGCTGCTCGCCGCACGAGTCCCGCTGCCGATGCTGCGTGTCCTCACGACCGCACGACGGACTGCCGATCAGCGGAAGCTCGGTCGCGCTGCCCGCCTGCGCAATGTGGCAGGAAGCCTGCGTGCCCGTCGTGACGGCGGAGGGCTCGCGGTGCTGATCCTGGATGACGTGACGACAACCGGAGCGACGGTCGACGACGCCGCCCGTGCCCTTCGAGAACGGGGCTTTCGGATCGCCGGCGCAGTGGTCGCGGCCGCCACGCCGCGCCATCACGACACGCGGAAAGAAAGGTGA
- a CDS encoding MFS transporter, with product MPARSSGSSVRGASHTSVRIVGLALFAQFGLFGMIMSSWMSRIPSIREALDVTALQLGSMLIAGGIGSLLGAFIVGGFVARFGSRVILLAGIVGNTLGFGLLAASVLLPSQPLFLLGMALNGACGAFINVPININAAAYERQIGRTVLPQFHAAFSIGAAAGAFSASLFSAAGISAGAQVIVMTGAITLLRVLTLRASCQPTAQKARTATPQRTRGAFRSALAAWAEPRTIMLGVVLLAGSLSEGTAGTWLSLAVVDGYAQPEAIGAAVYATFLGAMTVFRITGVRLIDRFGRVWVLRISGAVVLVGVLLFIFGGTLPLAWSGVVLWGMGAALGVPIAIAAASDDPEHAGQRVAVVTSFSTIASLAAPPLLGLLVDQVGVLTSLLVVAAAAVISLSFSSAVRRSELSVVTTQTAPVRIAE from the coding sequence GTGCCCGCGCGTTCTTCTGGCTCTTCGGTACGGGGAGCGTCTCACACCTCCGTCCGCATCGTCGGTCTCGCGCTCTTCGCGCAGTTCGGGCTCTTCGGCATGATCATGTCGTCCTGGATGAGTCGTATCCCTTCTATCCGGGAAGCGCTTGACGTGACGGCTCTTCAACTCGGCTCGATGCTCATCGCTGGAGGTATCGGGTCTCTTCTCGGCGCCTTCATCGTCGGCGGATTCGTGGCACGATTCGGCAGCCGGGTGATTCTGCTGGCGGGGATCGTCGGCAACACCCTCGGGTTCGGGTTGCTCGCCGCATCCGTGCTTCTGCCTTCGCAACCGCTGTTTCTCCTGGGTATGGCGCTCAATGGCGCCTGTGGGGCCTTCATCAACGTGCCCATCAACATCAATGCGGCCGCCTATGAGCGTCAGATCGGGCGCACCGTTCTGCCGCAGTTCCACGCGGCTTTCTCCATCGGCGCGGCAGCGGGTGCGTTCTCGGCGTCTCTGTTCTCGGCGGCGGGAATCAGCGCGGGTGCGCAGGTGATCGTGATGACGGGGGCGATCACGCTTCTGAGGGTGCTGACCTTGCGCGCATCGTGTCAGCCGACCGCGCAGAAGGCGCGGACGGCGACCCCGCAACGCACCCGTGGTGCCTTCCGTTCCGCACTCGCGGCATGGGCGGAACCACGCACGATCATGCTGGGCGTCGTGCTGTTGGCGGGCTCGCTCAGCGAGGGGACCGCGGGGACCTGGTTGTCGTTGGCTGTGGTCGACGGGTACGCCCAGCCGGAGGCGATCGGCGCCGCCGTGTACGCGACGTTCCTCGGGGCGATGACGGTGTTCCGCATCACCGGTGTGCGCCTCATCGACCGCTTCGGACGGGTGTGGGTGCTGCGTATCTCCGGTGCTGTGGTGCTGGTGGGCGTTCTCCTCTTCATCTTCGGAGGCACGCTGCCGCTGGCATGGTCGGGGGTCGTGTTGTGGGGCATGGGCGCTGCGCTGGGCGTCCCGATCGCGATTGCCGCAGCGTCGGATGACCCGGAACATGCAGGGCAACGGGTCGCCGTGGTCACCTCGTTCTCGACCATCGCGTCCCTGGCGGCACCGCCGCTGCTCGGATTGCTGGTCGATCAGGTCGGTGTGCTGACCTCACTGCTCGTCGTCGCTGCCGCCGCCGTGATCAGCCTGAGCTTCTCGAGCGCTGTTCGTCGCAGCGAACTGTCGGTCGTCACAACGCAGACGGCACCCGTGCGCATCGCCGAGTGA
- a CDS encoding LpqB family beta-propeller domain-containing protein, protein MSIHRLLRTALVAIVALSLTACASLPTSGDVRPGLSSTDHDADTDVTYVPNGPSVGASSEQIVRGFIDAASSPADNWAIARQFLAAEFADNWKPHAGVTIDTSISDRRFEAADPEDAGDTQIIQLSMKQSGSVDEAGVYSAVAGPARGAELTFQLKKNEQGEWRITVAPDGVVLDAPAFAAADVFRPYALQFFDPTWSYLVPDVRWFPKRKSTASRVVQSLVDGGPSPWLAESVRTAFAGDIELARDTVPVEGQIAEVELTAAAQGADVATLGRLRTQLERSLIGAGVTGVRLMSGGRELVAPAVPVAPATVDSRPLVLTDEGFGYLVGGEVENLPRVAEEILTFPQPIRAIVAGPDGAPFTVVQSEAGTVYSIGDGQINELDSRPGLIAPSLDRFGYTWTVPATAPSGVLAWTSEVAERPVAGFGDASAISQLVVSREGTRVAAVVTVGSQQQVEVAGVVRDERGLPTRIGEPISLGWLTGPVLGMAWLDSETIGVLTKDGDDTLLLQMPIGGPSVTIDVPDDAVALAPSTPASSVRLLGADGVLWSRSGPTWQSERANVRVLATQISGS, encoded by the coding sequence ATGAGCATCCACCGTCTGCTGCGCACCGCGCTTGTGGCCATCGTCGCCCTGTCGCTCACCGCGTGCGCCAGCCTGCCGACATCCGGCGATGTGCGTCCCGGACTGTCCTCGACCGATCACGATGCTGACACGGACGTCACCTACGTGCCCAACGGCCCGTCTGTCGGGGCGAGTTCGGAGCAGATCGTGCGCGGCTTCATCGACGCCGCGAGCAGCCCGGCGGACAACTGGGCGATCGCGCGGCAGTTCCTGGCGGCCGAGTTCGCCGACAACTGGAAGCCTCATGCGGGCGTCACGATCGACACATCGATCTCTGATCGCCGGTTCGAGGCCGCAGACCCCGAGGATGCGGGCGACACACAGATCATCCAGCTGAGCATGAAGCAGTCCGGAAGCGTGGACGAAGCAGGCGTCTACAGCGCCGTTGCGGGCCCCGCTCGCGGGGCAGAGCTCACCTTCCAGCTGAAGAAGAATGAGCAGGGCGAGTGGCGCATCACCGTAGCGCCGGACGGGGTGGTCCTGGACGCTCCCGCATTCGCCGCCGCGGATGTGTTCCGTCCCTACGCGCTGCAGTTCTTCGATCCAACCTGGTCGTATCTGGTTCCGGATGTGCGCTGGTTCCCGAAGCGCAAGAGCACAGCCTCTCGCGTCGTGCAGTCACTCGTTGACGGCGGACCCTCGCCGTGGCTCGCGGAGTCGGTGCGCACCGCGTTCGCCGGCGACATCGAGCTCGCCCGCGACACCGTTCCTGTCGAAGGTCAGATCGCCGAGGTCGAGCTGACCGCGGCTGCGCAGGGCGCGGACGTCGCGACACTGGGACGCCTGCGCACCCAGCTCGAGCGCAGTCTGATCGGGGCGGGCGTGACCGGCGTGCGCCTCATGTCCGGTGGACGCGAGCTCGTCGCTCCCGCGGTGCCGGTGGCTCCGGCGACGGTCGACAGCCGTCCACTCGTGCTCACAGACGAGGGCTTTGGCTATCTCGTCGGCGGCGAGGTGGAGAATCTGCCGCGGGTCGCGGAAGAGATCCTCACCTTCCCCCAGCCGATCCGCGCGATCGTCGCGGGGCCGGATGGTGCGCCGTTCACGGTCGTGCAGAGCGAGGCAGGAACGGTCTACTCGATCGGAGACGGGCAGATCAACGAACTGGACTCACGTCCGGGCCTGATCGCGCCCAGCCTGGATCGCTTCGGCTACACCTGGACGGTGCCGGCCACAGCGCCTTCGGGCGTGCTGGCATGGACCTCGGAGGTCGCGGAGCGCCCGGTCGCCGGTTTCGGGGATGCCTCGGCGATCTCGCAGCTCGTCGTCAGTCGTGAGGGCACGCGCGTTGCGGCTGTCGTGACGGTCGGCAGTCAGCAGCAGGTCGAGGTCGCCGGTGTCGTCCGCGATGAGCGCGGGCTCCCGACGAGGATCGGCGAGCCTATCTCGCTGGGGTGGCTGACCGGCCCCGTTCTCGGCATGGCCTGGCTGGATTCCGAGACGATCGGCGTTCTCACCAAGGATGGCGACGACACGCTGCTTCTGCAGATGCCGATCGGCGGACCCTCCGTCACGATCGATGTGCCCGATGACGCCGTCGCGCTCGCCCCCAGCACTCCGGCTTCCAGTGTGCGTCTGCTCGGCGCTGACGGTGTCCTGTGGTCGCGGAGCGGTCCGACGTGGCAGTCCGAGCGGGCGAACGTGCGGGTGCTCGCGACGCAGATCAGCGGCTCCTGA